In gamma proteobacterium HIMB55, the genomic stretch AATGACCTTCAATGTCGAGAACCTCTTTGATGCCACCCATGATGCGGGCAAGAATGACGAGACATACCTACCTGCATCGAAAAAAAAGAACAGCGCTCATATCGAGAAATGTAAAAAGGTTTCCGTGCGCCGCTGGCGAGACCAGTGTCTATATTGGGATTGGAGCGAGGCAGTTGTTGACCAGAAACTGCGCGTTGTCAGCGACGCCATTAAACAAGTTAACGGTGGGCAAGGACCCGATATCATTGCACTGCAAGAGGTCGAGAACATGGGTATTCTCGAGCGTCTTCGACGTGATTATCTGGAAGGACTTGGCTATCAGCCAGCGGTGCTCCTAGAGGGGAAAGACAAACGTGGAATCGACGTTGCCTTCTTATCCAAACTTCCCGTAATAGAAGCCAAGCTACACCCCATTATCTTTCCCAAGTCACTGAAAAAGCGCGCTGGTGATACCCGCCCCATCCTCGAGGCGAGCTTTGAGCTGCCAAATGGAGAGACACTCACGGGTTTTAGCGTTCACTTCCCCGCGCCCTATCATCCAACCGAAATGCGCGAGGTGGCTTACACAAAACTCAACAAGATCGTTGCTGCCTTACCTGAGAGTCAAGCCGTTTTCGCAGCGGGCGACTTCAATACAACGCTCGAAGAGGATACGAATAAAGGCATGCTTGAAAGGTGGGTGAGACCTACGTGGCAAGTGGCTCATGATATCTGCGAAGCGTGCCCCGGCACCAGCTATTACCCCCCCAAGGACGACTGGTCGTTTTTGGATATGGTGCTGTGGCGTAATATGCCTGACTGGAAGATGACGGGCAGCTTCATCGCCAACCAGACGTCTGAGCAAGTACTCCCAAATGGGACGCCCAAGCGTTTCCAACTGCCCGAAGCGTCAGGCGTTTCTGACCATTGGCCGCTAGTAATGGTCGTTGAGGGCAAGTGACCTCTTAGCGTCTTTTAGAGCGGCTTTTCTGCCAGCCCCGTCAAAACCTCTGCGTACATTTCGATCGCGCTGAACAGATTGGCCAACCGTATATTCTCATCTCGACCGTGCTGATTATTATCATGGTTTGCGACGGGCAGAATGACGATTGGCGCATCCAAATTATCCTCGAACAGATAAATTGGAAGCGATCCACCCATCGTCGGTGTGATCAGCGTTTCCTCTGCGCCTAAGCGATCCAAAATCGCTTTTAATTCAGCGACAACAGGCGTTTCAATCGACGTTCTGAAGGCGCGATAACCACCCGGCCGCGCCACCATCTTCAGGTGTTTCTCACGTGCCTCGCCCTGCTCAGGCTGAGCCTCTGACACAGACATACCCTTGCCTTGAAAGTGTGCTTTTAATGCGGCCAGTAGGGCTTCAGGTTTCTGTCCAGGTACAAGTCTGAGGTTCAATGACGCATCAGCAGAGGGCTCAATAATATTCCTCGCCTCAGCACCTATGCCGCCACCTGAGAGCCCCCGCACAACAATCGCAGGACGCATGATGGCGTTTTCTAGCCGCTCCCCTGGGACTTCACTCTCACTCAGTCCAAGATCCTGCTTTACCGCTGCATCGACCGATGGCATCGCTGCAACCGCCTCGATCTCCTGCTCGGAGATAGGTCTCACGTCATCGAGGTAACCCTCAACCGTCACGCGTCCAGAGTCGTCTTTCAGCGAGAGCAACAATCTCATCAGAGTCTCGTTTGGATTGGACGCCCAATTGCCGTAGTGGCCCGAGTGAAGCGGTCGATTCGGTCCGTAAGTCGTAAGGTCGACCGTCATACTACCTCTGACTCCCAGCACCAATTGCCGACGACCTGACTGGTGCATGGGACCGTCACAAAACAACATGATGTCCGCTGATAAATCGTCCGAAACCTTGGCGAGTACGCCCGCCAAGGTCGGGCTACCGCGCTCTTCCTCTCCATCTAAGAAAAGTTTGATGGTGATGTCAGGCATCGCGCCTGCGGAAGTCAGCGCATCGATCGCCGCCATTAGCGCAATGACTGGGGCTTTATCATCACCCGCCGAGCGAGCCACAATACGCCAGTCTGTATCCAGCGCATCCTGCTCCCATGTGAGCTGGGCAGCACCTTGAATCAGAGGATTATCACTCCATAAGGTTGGCTCAAAAGGCGGCGAAGACCATTGATTGGGAATAACCGGCTGACCGTCAAAATGAGCGTATATCAGGACCGTTGGCGCTCCTTCAGCGCCCGGTCGCTCTGCGACAACGTAAGGAGCGCCACCCGCGGAAACTACTTTTGAGGAAAAGCCTCGCTTACCAATGTACGTCTGAATAAACGCCGCATTGGCCTGCATATCAGCATGATCAGAAGCAACATTGGGCAGACTTAGAAACCGACGAAAGTCAGCCACAATATTCGCCGCCTCAGCCTGATGATGAGCCTTAGCGATCTGCGCAGCCTCTTGGGCTGACAACGAATAGGACACCATCAACGCAGCGAAAGCCACTAAGTTTGTGAGTACGATTTTGCGCTTCATCTTCTTCTCGTCTTTTTCTCGTCTTTCTCGGCGTGGTATCAAATTCGAGGGCGTTGGCTAAGTCTCAAGGCAATAAAAAACGATCGCAGGAATATCTTTATCAATTCTTTCATCGACGCTCCCGCCAACCCCACACCCAATCCCACCAAATTCAAGAGGGGAACGTCAAATCGCTGCTTGTGGTCATCGATCGTCAAGAGGCCATAGCTAATCAATGGGGTTCGAAGCAGACCGTTTGCTAGAGCAGTCGATTAACCGTCTTCGATCTCGCCACTCTACCCTCATCAAAGTAGGCGTCGTGATTTTCCTCGATGTTATCGAGGTCATACAGATAATTGACCATGATTCCCGCCGACTGTTTGAGCCCGCGCTCGCTCAAATCCGCAGCCCAATGAATGGCGTGTAAGCTGGCTCCGTTGCCGAGATGAAAACGTGCCACCGGGTCAGCGGCCAAATCATTTTGGCGCTCATTAACGAGAAAGTGTGCGCACACGGCAACAGCTGACTCCCACCGTCGATCATGCGTCTCGCGACCTTCTGATGCGGCAAGCGCACGCAGCTCCTCGACCATCGCTTCACCCCTTTCCGCGGTGAGCCATTTCGCAAAACTGGGTACAGGGGACAAGGTGATAAAACGCTTTATCAGTGGAAAGCGTTTACCTACCTCTTTTACGACCTGTTTGATCAAAAAGTTACCAAAAGACACACCTGCAAGCCCCGGATGACAATTACTAATGGAGTAGAAGACCGCTGTATCCAACTCACTTACATCGTCAGGCTCATTTGTTTTTTCGATAATTGGCGCGATAGCGGCCGGTGTACCCGCAGTGATTGCTACTTCTACAAATACCAACGGATCATCCGGCATCGCTGGATGAAAAAATGCAAAACACATCCGGTTATCGCTCAGCCGCGATCTCAGATCATCCCAACCCTTAATCGCGTGCACCGACTCGTAGCGAATAATTCGCTCGAGCACCGCCGCTGGGGATTGCCAATCAATGACACTCAACTGCAAAAATCCGCGATTGAACCAAGAAATAAACAGTTGCTTTAAGTCACTCTCCACAACCTTCAGATTAGGGTGGGTCTTACACAGCCGCAGAAGCTCCCCGCGCATCTTCACCAACGTTGGCGTCGCATCAGGCGCCATATTCATTCGGCGAAATAGCTTTAATCTCGGGGCTTCTATCGCCCTCGAAAGCTCTGATAAGTGTTCGCTGGTGGTGCTTGTTTGATACTGCTGAGCCGCTGCAATGACAGCCTCTGCATCGACACTAAACTGGTCTGACAGGGCGTCAAAAAAAGCCAACTTATTGGGATCATCAAGCGCACGGTATTCATCAATCACCTCGCAGGCGAGAGCCAGCCCAGACGCCTCACCACGGTGGTGCAATAGCTGCCTACATTTATCGATTAAGTCGCTCGACGGGGAATCCGTCGTTGCTTTTCGTCTGCGTGCAAGAATGTCTCTACCGGCATTAATGACCGAGTGGAGCAGCCCAGAGATCCCAAGCGTATCGAGCTGTGGTTCAACGGTATTCTTTACTTCCATCACGCAAGTCCCGTCTTAACGCCCTTACTCGGGCAGACTTTTAATATAGCGAAGGCTTGAACTCGGCTCACGCATTAATCGCGACGATCACGATAAAATAAAGCGATACCAACAATCCTGATAAACCTGCAAAAAAGTCGATTTATCTCAAATATACGGAGGGCAATAACCGCGTTTGATAATCTGGCGCCGCTAAAGCTGCCGTCCCTAGTCAACAAGTAAAACAAGCAGTAGGAAAAACGCTCAGTGGCAAACAAATTCTCAACACCGCGCGCCAATCTAATTCGGCAAGCCTCTCCAATGATGTGGGCTTTTCTGCTTGTTGTTCTGTGCCAGTCAGCGGCCTTTGCTTCAGATCGGGTTTTGACTGTCGTTAATACTGGGGGTATCGGCCCAACATGGGATGGT encodes the following:
- a CDS encoding metal-dependent hydrolase (PFAM: Endonuclease/Exonuclease/phosphatase family), whose product is MKSTVNKFRLIWLFALTVTLSTQAFSAPISIMTFNVENLFDATHDAGKNDETYLPASKKKNSAHIEKCKKVSVRRWRDQCLYWDWSEAVVDQKLRVVSDAIKQVNGGQGPDIIALQEVENMGILERLRRDYLEGLGYQPAVLLEGKDKRGIDVAFLSKLPVIEAKLHPIIFPKSLKKRAGDTRPILEASFELPNGETLTGFSVHFPAPYHPTEMREVAYTKLNKIVAALPESQAVFAAGDFNTTLEEDTNKGMLERWVRPTWQVAHDICEACPGTSYYPPKDDWSFLDMVLWRNMPDWKMTGSFIANQTSEQVLPNGTPKRFQLPEASGVSDHWPLVMVVEGK
- a CDS encoding acetylornithine deacetylase/succinyldiaminopimelate desuccinylase-like deacylase (PFAM: Peptidase family M20/M25/M40; Peptidase dimerisation domain) yields the protein MKRKIVLTNLVAFAALMVSYSLSAQEAAQIAKAHHQAEAANIVADFRRFLSLPNVASDHADMQANAAFIQTYIGKRGFSSKVVSAGGAPYVVAERPGAEGAPTVLIYAHFDGQPVIPNQWSSPPFEPTLWSDNPLIQGAAQLTWEQDALDTDWRIVARSAGDDKAPVIALMAAIDALTSAGAMPDITIKLFLDGEEERGSPTLAGVLAKVSDDLSADIMLFCDGPMHQSGRRQLVLGVRGSMTVDLTTYGPNRPLHSGHYGNWASNPNETLMRLLLSLKDDSGRVTVEGYLDDVRPISEQEIEAVAAMPSVDAAVKQDLGLSESEVPGERLENAIMRPAIVVRGLSGGGIGAEARNIIEPSADASLNLRLVPGQKPEALLAALKAHFQGKGMSVSEAQPEQGEAREKHLKMVARPGGYRAFRTSIETPVVAELKAILDRLGAEETLITPTMGGSLPIYLFEDNLDAPIVILPVANHDNNQHGRDENIRLANLFSAIEMYAEVLTGLAEKPL
- a CDS encoding Malonyl-CoA decarboxylase (MCD) (PFAM: Malonyl-CoA decarboxylase (MCD)) codes for the protein MEVKNTVEPQLDTLGISGLLHSVINAGRDILARRRKATTDSPSSDLIDKCRQLLHHRGEASGLALACEVIDEYRALDDPNKLAFFDALSDQFSVDAEAVIAAAQQYQTSTTSEHLSELSRAIEAPRLKLFRRMNMAPDATPTLVKMRGELLRLCKTHPNLKVVESDLKQLFISWFNRGFLQLSVIDWQSPAAVLERIIRYESVHAIKGWDDLRSRLSDNRMCFAFFHPAMPDDPLVFVEVAITAGTPAAIAPIIEKTNEPDDVSELDTAVFYSISNCHPGLAGVSFGNFLIKQVVKEVGKRFPLIKRFITLSPVPSFAKWLTAERGEAMVEELRALAASEGRETHDRRWESAVAVCAHFLVNERQNDLAADPVARFHLGNGASLHAIHWAADLSERGLKQSAGIMVNYLYDLDNIEENHDAYFDEGRVARSKTVNRLL